Within Candidatus Bathyarchaeota archaeon, the genomic segment AAGCTGCACAGTGGAGTCCGCTACGTTTTGCTGTGCGCCTGTGACCCCAAAGCGTGAGACCAAGTAGAGGAACCCTGAGGAGGCATTGACGATTTTGGTTAAGCGGTCTTTGGAGGTGGCTGGAGAGGCGAGGAATATGGTGTCGAGGTGGTGTGCTGCTGCGGCTTTGCGGTAGTCATCTGCTTCTTCTACAGGCAAGTCGGGAACGATAAAGCCGTCTACGCCCGCCGTTTTGGCTGCACCAAGGAAGTGGTCGAGTCCAAGGTGAAACACCGGGTTGTAGTAAGTCATCACAACCACTGGCACATCATGCTTGCTTTTGATTTCTTTGGCTATTTCCAGCACCTGCATCGGTGTTGTGCCTGCGGTTAAGGCTCGTAGACTTGCCGCCTGAATTGTTGGGCCATCGGCGATGGGGTCAGAGAACGGCAACCCCAACTCCAAAATGTCCACGCCGCCTCGAATTAGAGCGTCTGCGATTTGAGGTGTCGCTTGGGGTGTGGGGTCACCTGCAGTTATGTAACCGATTAGGCAGCCGCTGCCGTTGGCTTTTGCTTTTTGGAAAACTGATTGTATGCTGTTCATATCTTTGCACCCATGTATTTGGCTATTGTTTCTACGTCTTTGTCTCCGCGCCCCGAGAGTGTAACTACGATGGATTGTGACTTCTGCATCTTCGGCGCTAACTTGACGGCGTGCGCTATGGCATGCGAGGATTCTAACGCGGGAAGAATTCCTTCTTGTTTGCAGAGCAACAGAAAAGCGTCTACCGCTTCTTTGTCGTTAACGTAGGCGTATTCAGCTCGTTTGATGGATTTGAGGAAGGAGTGCTCTGGGCCGACACCGGGGTAATCTAAGCCTGCAGACACGCTGTGGGTTTGGGATATCTGCCCGTTTTTGTCCTGCAGTACATAGGTGTACATTCCGTGAAATACTCCTTCGCTGCCAGCCGCCAACGTAGCGGAGTGTTTGCCTGATTCGATGCCTTCACCTGCGGCTTCGACGCCATAGAGCTTGACGTCTGTGTCGTCTTCGAAGGGGTAGAAGGTTCCCATCGCGTTGGAGCCGCCGCCGACGCAGGCAACCAGCGCGTCGGGTAAACCGCCTGTTTTCTGCTTGAACTGTTGCTTGATTTCTTTGCCGATGACGCTTTGGAAGTCTCGCACGATCATGGGGTATGGATGTGGCCCCATGGTGGAGCCGATGAGGTAATATGTAGATTCCAAGTTGGTTACCCAGTCACGAAACGCCTCGTTAATGGAGTCCTTCAAGGTTTTAGAACCTGAATCGACAGGGTAAACTTCGGTGTCAAGGAGCTTCATGCGAAAAACGTTCAGCCGCTGCCGCTCACAATCCTCGGTTCCCATGTATACGACGCCTTTCAATCCAAGTGCAGCGCATGCGATTGCTGTGGCGACGCCGTGTTGTCCTGCGCCTGTTTCGGCTATGACGCGGGTTTTACCCATCCGTTTGGCGAGTAGCGCTTGCCCCAGTGTGTTGTTGATTTTGTGTGCGCCGCCATGTGCGAGGTCTTCGCGTTTCAGGTAAATTTTTGCGCCGCCGAGTTTGCGGGTGAGGTTTTCGGCGAAATAGAGCGGTGTAGGTCTGCCGACGAATTCGGCGAGGTAGTAGTCGAGTTGTTTTTGGAAAGTTGGGTCCGCTTTGGCTTCCGAGTATGCCTTTTCTAACTCGGTGATGGCTTCCATCAAGACCTCAGGGACGAAGCGTCCGCCGTACTTGCCGTATTTTCCGTCTATGGGGTAGTTGCTTAACTTCAAGGGGTATTCACTAACTCCTTAACTTTACTTTCAACGTCTTTCGTTAACATGATACTTGAACCGACCAAAAAAGCGTCCGCACCGCAACCGCGCAGAAACTGTAAATCAGAAGGCGATTTTATGCCGCTTTCGCTTACCACAGTTTTGCCTTGTTTGCGGTAGTTTTGGAGGATTTGCTGGGTGGTGTTTAGGTCGATTTTTAAGGTGGCGAGGTTGCGGTTGTTTATGCCGACCAAATCTGCCTCTGTTTCGACGGCTACTTCGAATTCGGCTTCAGTGTGAGTTTCAAGCAACACTTCCAATCCCTTCGCGTGCGCATAAGCTATCATTTTGTCAACATCCATTTCTGTGCAACGCCTATCAAACAACGCCTGAATAAGCAGGACAGCGTTTGCGCCGATTTTTGCTGCCGCCTCAATTTGGTCTGCAACGATAACTATATCTTTCATCAGAATCGGCAAATCCACTGCAGTGCGTGCTTGGATGAGGGCTTCAAGTGAACCATTGAAGTGAATGGGTTCCGTCAAAACCGAAAGCCCTACAGCGCCGCCACTCTGCATAGCTTTTGCGATTTCAGCGGGGTTTGTGTTGCTGCGTATGGTTCCAAGCGAGGGCGATGCCGATTTTATTTCGGTTATGACGGCGTTTATTTTGCAGTTTTGGATTGCAGTTTTGAGGCTGATTTTTGGGTGGCTTCGCGTTGGGATGTTTTGGTAGTAGCCGCGTTCAATTGTCTTGACGGCGTCCATCGCCAAAGTGTCCAGAAAATCACTCATTTGATTCTAACTCCTCAAGGTTTGCCAAGTTGCCGCCTGACGCTTTGACTAATTCTTTGAGTTTAGCGTAAGCTGCGCCGCTGTTGACAGATTTTTTGGCTAACTCCAATCCTTCAGCGAAGTCGCAGGCTTTTCCGCCGACGATGATTCCCGCAGCTGCGTTAACGAGAACTATGTCGGCTTTAGCGGTGCCGTTTGCTTTTCCGTTTAGGATTTTGAACATGCTTTCAGCGCTTTCATCAGCAGAGTCACAATGCAAATCTTTAACTGCAGCCTTTTTCACTCCGAAATCAGCTGGAACCAGCGTTTTACGTGTCACTTTTCCCTCTTTAACGTGGGCCATTGCTGTTTTCCCCAATGTTGAGATTTCGTCAAGCCCATCAAGACCATGCACCACAATCGCTTCTTCGCAACCCAACTTTTGCAGCGTGTACGCCATCGGCTCAACCAATTTGGCATCGTAGACACCGAGCAGTTGCCCAGCGGCAGATGCAGGGTTAGTTAGAGGCCCCAAGATGTTGAAAACGGTGCGTATGCCGATTTCACGTCTGGGTTCAGCGGCGTATTTCATGGCGGGGTGGAAGGCTGGCGCAAACATAAACCCAACACCGACTTGCTCAATGATTTGTTCTATGGTTTGGGGTTCCAAAGAGAGACTCAACCCTAGTTTTTCTAAGACATCGGCGCTTCCGCTTTTACTCGTCACTGCCCTGTTGCCATGCTTCGCGACTGGAACGCCTGCGCCAGCGATGACAAACGCAGCAGCTGTGCTGACGTTGAAGGTTTTGACTTTGTCGCCTCCAGTTCCACAAGTGTCCACAAGTCGACCCTTGACTTTGGGGTGGATTTGGCGGCAGTGTACCTTCATAACTGAAGCAAACGCGATGAGTTCTTCGACTGATTCGCCTTTCATGCGCAGGGCTGTGAGAAATGCTGCGGTTTGTGAGTTGGTGGCTTTACCCGACATTATCTCAGTCATTATCGCACCTGATTCCTCGAAAGTGAGGCTGGCGCCTTCGATGAGTTTTTGGATGCCCTCGAGAATCAAGGCTTTATCCCCAAGAAGTTTTTGATTATGATTTTTCCGTCTTCGCAAAGGATGCTTTCAGGGTGGAACTGGACGCCATAGATTGGGTACTTGATGTGACGTATACCCATGATTTCTCCATCATCTATGGCTTCAGCAGTAATTTGGAGACACTCTGGAATTGAAGTTCGTTCGCCTGCCAGCGAGTGGTAACGTGTGGCGTTGAAGGGGTTGCGAACGCCTTTGAAGATGCCTTTCTGGTCGTGGCGTATAACACAGGTTTTGCCATGCATGAGTTTTTTGGCGTGCACGACTTTGCCGCCATAGGTGTGGATGATGCCTTGGTGACCGAGGCAGACGCCGAGTGTGGGAATAGTGGGGCTAAGTGTTTGCAGTATTGCTTTGCAGACGCCGAAGAATTTGTCGTCTTCAGGGTTGCCTGGTCCAGGTGAGATGACGATGCGGTCTGGTTTGAGTTGGGCAGCTTCTTGAAGGGTGATTTGGTCGTTTCGGTAAACTGCGGTTTCTGTACCTTGTTCACCTATGTATTGGACGAGGTTGTAGACGAATGAATCGTAATTGTCAATGACTAAAACTTTCATGGTTGTCTTTCTCCTGCGGCATGTTCAAGCGCCTTCATCAATGCCTTGGCTTTGTGGTCCGTTTCATACCACTCTTTCTCAGGGTTCGAGTCCGCAACAATCCCTGCGCCTGCTTGGATGTACGCTCGGTTGCCTTCCGCGAACAGGGTGCGTATGGTTATGGCAAAATCCGCGTTGCCGTTACAGCTAAAGTAACCCACAGCGCCAGCGTATGGTCCACGACGTGAAGTTTCAAGTTCCTCAATGATTTCCATGGCGCGAACTTTAGGTGCTCCAGAAACCGTACCCGCTGGAAAAACCGCTTTGAGAGCATCAAAACTCTCTAAACCCTCCTGCAAGTCACCCATAACTTGGGAAACAATGTGTTGAACATGGCTAAACTGGTGCACTTGCATAAACTCTGGGACAGAAACGCTGCCGTACTTGCTGATTCTGCCAATGTCGTTTCTGGCTAAATCAACCAGCATGACGTGTTCAGCGCGTTCTTTTTGGTCTTTGAGTAAATCGTTGGCGAGGCGCTGGTTTTCTTCTGGGTTGGGCGTGAAGGGTGCAGTGCCAGCGATGGGGAAGGTTATGACTTTGCGTTTATCTACTCGGACTATCATTTCGGGGCTTGCACCGACGATTTGGCGGCTTCCTGACTTGTAATAGAACATGTAGGGTGAGGGGTTGATTTGACGCAGACTCTTGTAGAAAGAGAGCAGGCTACCGCTGTATTGGAATTGGAAGCGTTTGGAGAGAACTACTTGGAAGATGTCGCCTGCTGTAACGTACTCTTTAGCTTTCACGACGGCTTTCTCGAAATCAGCTTTAGCTGTGTCAACTGTTGGCTGCGTGTAGCTGAAGGGTGAATCTTTTGTGGCGGGTTCTTTGAGTAGTTCTTCGATTTCGCTTAGGCGGTTTTCTCCGCGGAAATAGTAGTAGGCTTGGTTTTGGGTGTGGTCAAAAACGACGCCGTCCTCAAAGATGCCCATCTCAATGTCGGGGAAACCGAGGGTGTCGGGTTTCTGGTTTGGTAGCTTTTCGATGTAGCGTATGGCGTCGTAGCTGATGTAGCCTAATGCGCCTCCGACGAAACGGAAGTCCACCATGTCGTTGTCGTAGGGGCGGAGTTGTTGTTGGATGATTTTGAAGGGGTCGCTGGTTTGCTGAGTAGTGGTTTGGGCTGTTTTGGTGTTGGTGATGGTTAGGGTGCCGTTTTTGGCGGTTATGGTGGTTTTTGGGTCGAAGCCTAAGAAGCTGAACTGGGCGAGTTTTTGGGGGCCTTCGATGGATTCGAGGAGGTATGTGGTTTGGTAGTGTTGGTGGAGTTTTGAGAATACTTCTATGGGTTGGTTTGTGTAGGTGAATTTAACGTAGTTTAGTGGTTTGGTTTGGGTGGTTGTTTGTGGGCCAAAGGCGATTCCCCATTTGAATCATGCTCCAGTATGGTTCACAACCATACAGCAATGATATATTTAAGGCTTGTTTGTACAAAAATGTGCGTGGAGCATGCGGCATCGTATCCGCACCTGCTGAAAACCACGCGACGTCTCAGCAGCTACCTCCCCTCCCTTATAT encodes:
- the trpA gene encoding tryptophan synthase subunit alpha, which codes for MNSIQSVFQKAKANGSGCLIGYITAGDPTPQATPQIADALIRGGVDILELGLPFSDPIADGPTIQAASLRALTAGTTPMQVLEIAKEIKSKHDVPVVVMTYYNPVFHLGLDHFLGAAKTAGVDGFIVPDLPVEEADDYRKAAAAHHLDTIFLASPATSKDRLTKIVNASSGFLYLVSRFGVTGAQQNVADSTVQLIQKVQPQVAGKVPLAVGFGISKPEHVKTVIDAGADAAIVGSAFINIVQQNRNDMLNQLQTSAEALKRATKKS
- the trpB gene encoding tryptophan synthase subunit beta; the encoded protein is MKLSNYPIDGKYGKYGGRFVPEVLMEAITELEKAYSEAKADPTFQKQLDYYLAEFVGRPTPLYFAENLTRKLGGAKIYLKREDLAHGGAHKINNTLGQALLAKRMGKTRVIAETGAGQHGVATAIACAALGLKGVVYMGTEDCERQRLNVFRMKLLDTEVYPVDSGSKTLKDSINEAFRDWVTNLESTYYLIGSTMGPHPYPMIVRDFQSVIGKEIKQQFKQKTGGLPDALVACVGGGSNAMGTFYPFEDDTDVKLYGVEAAGEGIESGKHSATLAAGSEGVFHGMYTYVLQDKNGQISQTHSVSAGLDYPGVGPEHSFLKSIKRAEYAYVNDKEAVDAFLLLCKQEGILPALESSHAIAHAVKLAPKMQKSQSIVVTLSGRGDKDVETIAKYMGAKI
- a CDS encoding indole-3-glycerol-phosphate synthase: MSDFLDTLAMDAVKTIERGYYQNIPTRSHPKISLKTAIQNCKINAVITEIKSASPSLGTIRSNTNPAEIAKAMQSGGAVGLSVLTEPIHFNGSLEALIQARTAVDLPILMKDIVIVADQIEAAAKIGANAVLLIQALFDRRCTEMDVDKMIAYAHAKGLEVLLETHTEAEFEVAVETEADLVGINNRNLATLKIDLNTTQQILQNYRKQGKTVVSESGIKSPSDLQFLRGCGADAFLVGSSIMLTKDVESKVKELVNTP
- the trpD gene encoding anthranilate phosphoribosyltransferase, whose protein sequence is MILEGIQKLIEGASLTFEESGAIMTEIMSGKATNSQTAAFLTALRMKGESVEELIAFASVMKVHCRQIHPKVKGRLVDTCGTGGDKVKTFNVSTAAAFVIAGAGVPVAKHGNRAVTSKSGSADVLEKLGLSLSLEPQTIEQIIEQVGVGFMFAPAFHPAMKYAAEPRREIGIRTVFNILGPLTNPASAAGQLLGVYDAKLVEPMAYTLQKLGCEEAIVVHGLDGLDEISTLGKTAMAHVKEGKVTRKTLVPADFGVKKAAVKDLHCDSADESAESMFKILNGKANGTAKADIVLVNAAAGIIVGGKACDFAEGLELAKKSVNSGAAYAKLKELVKASGGNLANLEELESNE
- a CDS encoding aminodeoxychorismate/anthranilate synthase component II — translated: MKVLVIDNYDSFVYNLVQYIGEQGTETAVYRNDQITLQEAAQLKPDRIVISPGPGNPEDDKFFGVCKAILQTLSPTIPTLGVCLGHQGIIHTYGGKVVHAKKLMHGKTCVIRHDQKGIFKGVRNPFNATRYHSLAGERTSIPECLQITAEAIDDGEIMGIRHIKYPIYGVQFHPESILCEDGKIIIKNFLGIKP
- the trpE gene encoding anthranilate synthase component I, with translation MEVFSKLHQHYQTTYLLESIEGPQKLAQFSFLGFDPKTTITAKNGTLTITNTKTAQTTTQQTSDPFKIIQQQLRPYDNDMVDFRFVGGALGYISYDAIRYIEKLPNQKPDTLGFPDIEMGIFEDGVVFDHTQNQAYYYFRGENRLSEIEELLKEPATKDSPFSYTQPTVDTAKADFEKAVVKAKEYVTAGDIFQVVLSKRFQFQYSGSLLSFYKSLRQINPSPYMFYYKSGSRQIVGASPEMIVRVDKRKVITFPIAGTAPFTPNPEENQRLANDLLKDQKERAEHVMLVDLARNDIGRISKYGSVSVPEFMQVHQFSHVQHIVSQVMGDLQEGLESFDALKAVFPAGTVSGAPKVRAMEIIEELETSRRGPYAGAVGYFSCNGNADFAITIRTLFAEGNRAYIQAGAGIVADSNPEKEWYETDHKAKALMKALEHAAGERQP